Within the Eucalyptus grandis isolate ANBG69807.140 chromosome 1, ASM1654582v1, whole genome shotgun sequence genome, the region ATTTTATCAAGGagaatctagacttttaatttgagtGAGTTCCACATGGATCCCACGTGAACCTATTAGATTTAGTGATTTAGACCAATTTAGGACATACAACACACGTTTGATAAAGACTCGAAATGAGCTTGGGTTATATTTATATACAACATAATTTTGACGAAAACTTAGAAATGACATAGTATCGTATTTATATCAAGGAGAATCTTGACTTTTAATTCGAGTGAGTTTCATATAGGTCCCACATGAACCCATAAGATTTAGCAATTTGGGTTAATTTAGTACATACGGCAtaattttgatgaaagaaaccgtatttatattaagttgacctgaacttttaatttagtgAGTTTCCTATGGATCCCACATGAACCCATCAAATTTAGCGATTTAGATTAACTTAGTATATACAACACAATTTGACGAAAACTTTGAAATGACATAGCATCGTATTTATATCAAGGAGAATCTTGACTTTTAATTCGAGTAAGTTTTATATAGGTCCCACATGAACCCATCAGATTTAGCAATTTGGGTTAATTTAGTACATACGCATaactttgatgaaagaaaacTGTATTTGTATTAAGTTGACctgaactttaattcaatgAGTTTCCTATGGATCCCACATGAACCCATCAAATTTAGCGATTTAGATTAACTTAGTATATACAACACAATTTTGATGAAAACTCAAATGACATAGCATCGTATTTAGATCAAGGagaatctagacttttaattcgAGTGAGTTCCACATTTATCCCACGTGAACCTCGTTAGATTTAGAGATTTAGATCAATTCAGACATACAACACACATTTGATGAAGACTCGAAATGAGCTAGGGTCATATTTATATACAGCAAATTTTGATCTAAAACTTAGAAATGACATAGCATCGTATTTATATCAGGagaatctagacttttaattcgAGTGAGTTCCACATGGATCCCACGTGAACCTGTTAGATTTAGcgatttagatcaatttaggaCATACAACACACATTTGATAAAGACGCGAAGATGAGCTAGGGTCATATTTATATACAacacaattttgatgaagaCTTGAAAATGAGGTAGTGTCGTATTTATATTAAGGGAATCTAGACTTTCAATTCTAGTGAGCCCATtaaatttagcaatttagaTCATTTTAGAACATGCAACACACTCACCAAATAACTTATGCTCAGAACACTATCTAAatttagtgattatttttagaaaatatttttaaattatttattttctgcaaaatataATGCATCTTAGTAAAGAAAATATGCAGTGATCGAACCCTTGTACTACTCGTCTCCTCTATATGTGTCAACTTCAATTCAGCCTCTTCTCTTCACTCCCAAGTCCCAGAGACCAACTTCATCACTCACTACTCAAGTCTTTCCTGCATCATCACCCCCTTCGCTCAGCAACTCTATTAAGATCCGGTCATGGGTGTCACTTTTCACTTCGATATCCCAACCCCCATTCCCAAGGCCAGATGTTCAAGGCCGCATCTCGATGTAACGACACCTCCTCCCAAGGTCCTCCCACAAGCCACAAGAGCGTTGAAGTCCTCAAGGCGATGGAGGTCCTTGACCATCAAGTTGATGACTTTTGCAAAGTTAGTCCATCTCGTATTAGGAACTTAGGATTGCTTTGAATCAAGGTAGGTTCAACCTATGGAACACTATAATGAATATGGAAAAGATAGAAATATGACTCGATTACTTAAGATGTTTCTAACCGTTTAACTTTACATAAGTGATTATGTGACCAATTCTTGATCGAAAAGTCGCTATGTCTAAGTCAATTGTATTGACGGCGTCAACAATTGGGTTAATTCTAATGGCCTGATGGACACCATGAAGATTGGTGCTCGTGATATTGGCCTTCTGAGTTCTAAATGTGAGTGTGACTTTTGTTACATTGATAGGCAATCCACAGACAGCGAAGCACAAGGTCGAGGTCCTGGACAAGGAGAACTTCACCTACTGCTACTCAATCATCGAGGGCGAAATGCTGGGCACCACCTTCGAGAAGATCACCCATGAGGTGAAGATCAACGCGTTGCCTTTGGGAGGCTCGATGTTGAAGTGCACGGACAGTTACTTCACCGCGGAGGAGATCAACACCTGGAAAGAGAAGGTGTCCGCGATGTACGAGGCCATCGAGGCTATCTCTTGGCAAACCCAAAAGGAGACAGGAAAAGGAGACAGGAAGAGTTTGAGTCACTCTGTTTGGAGCTAAGCATGTTGGGCTGGTGAGTGTTGTTGTTCTGTCTTTGCTGAGAATAAGAGAATAAAAGGTGTGATAGGAATCTGGTGCAGTGGTTTTGTATTTGATAAACTATGCTACATTTTAAGGCTTGTAGAATGAAATTCtctaattttagtaattttttacgAGGAGAGAATTCATGAGTTACAAATGAAATGCCAAATGGCCAATAAAATACCAAACTTTGGCCTGATATTTCAAATTTAGACTAACATCTAAAGCTATCAATGTGGCACAATCTTTCATAAACCACAATATAAAAGTACATCCCTTTCGTATGGATCGTACCAAAAGAATTAGCAAATTGCGAGAATTTACTGAGCCTCgaacttgagcaacaacaatCGTTGGGTGTCATGTCGCCGTAGCCGGGGAACTCATTCACGCTATTGTAACCACTCAGACCCGAGCCACAACCACTAGTAGGATCAAATTCCTTCCAATTTAGCAAAGctcactaaattgaaaaatctcaaCGTTTTGCATAACGATTTGTCGGGAACGATCCTGGCTTTACTCACCAGATGAGCAGCTTAGCTTCATGGGCTTCCCGTATACTAAGCCGACAAAGGCAGCTTCTTGGTGGTCGCCTTCCAACAATAACTAGAAGTGCTTTTATTGCAAACCGGCCTTGTGAGGAACGCGACGAATGTCTCCATGTGGGTCGAGCAATAAATCGATCTGACCATCGGAGAAAGGTTCCCATTAATGTGATTGTTGCGTTTGTCGCTTACTACTTCTCGTGACCTGTTATTGCTCGATTTTGGTGCTTTGCTGTGAAACAAGCATCTCGATGAAGAGATAAGAAATCTTATGAAGTACGTGAAATCATATGGGAAAGGGGAATGAAGTTTGCATTCAACGATATTGCCAAGGCCACCAACAGCCAAAGGAAGAGTACCAGTCGGAAAACGCGGATTCGTAAGCGCTATTAAGGCCAAATAGGCCAACGGCCACATCGTCGCGGTAAAAAAGTGGTTAACCCAGGACATCATCCACCTTTTGTGAACTTTGGCAAAGGTCTTGCATGGAGGAAGCGGAGGCTGGGAATTGACCAGGAAGAGAGTGAAGATTGTTCAATGCGTGGCTCCAGTGACGCCTACTTGCATCACAATTGCTTCACGCCATTGTCCATCTGGAACATGATGTTGAAACATCTTGCTCGAGGTCATCTCTTAGCCTTGGCTTTTGGTTTTTGGGACGGTGAGGCTCTTGAATTTGGATTCGCTCAATTGGATCCTGGCTGGATCTATGGCTACATGGTTCCCGTAAGCTACATGATCCATCCAATCCGCACATTCCCCCGTACCTATGGTCTCAAGTTGATCAAATACCTTCAATTGACATATTGAATTTGGATTCATCCAATTTCTAACAAGACTTTTAGAAGAGCaagtatagattttgaaaagtggTCTGTATTAACAGATctcaaaaatttggaatttgtagGCAACTTGAGGTTGTGATCAAAACATTGAGTCATTCTTCTTTCATGAAACAGAGTCAACAGTAAAAGTACCGATGCTAGAGAATGATGAGGAAGCATCCAGGAATCTTCTCTCTTCCTACAAATGACACAAATGTCGACATTATTCAAAGACTCAAATGTGCCACTATAGGATATGCTCAACCCACTTTCCTCCTCCGACTGGCCAACTGGTCAAGGAAGTGGTATTCATGGTCATGGTCACAATAGCGTGTATGCGGACGAGTCTCGATTCGTGACTTACCATGCATTTCGTTGCGCAAGAATTATCCGCATGTACCAAGCTTTCTTGTCCGAGCCGTTATGccgttagaatatttaaattataatttagtGAATTCCCACCTCAAGGGTGTCAGCATTCAAAGATCTTCAATGCTAATATATAATTTGGGCTTGAGATCCATGCcttttgtcctctttttttttattgtattattTAAGAACATTGTGATGCTGATTTAGATTACTAAACGAGGAGATTGAGAATCATTTAAAGGGCATTTCAACATAATCTCACATCTCTTGCCCTGGGACTTGGAAATCTTAGGCTAAGACGCATTCCATCCCACCTGCACGAATGTTCAAGGCCTTTGATCTTGATAAAAATCTCATCCCCAAGCTCCTCCTACAAGCCAATCtggattttgtcatttttgaaCTGTGACGGCGGCCTGTCACCATCGCATCGTTTTCGGCGAAGGCGAGTACCTGGTGCTGTCTTCTAATTTCACTCATTTTGATCACACATCAACATGTGATGTCAACATATTTGCCTGACATTCTTAGATAAGACTAACGTGGAGCTGACCG harbors:
- the LOC120292823 gene encoding major allergen Pru av 1-like, giving the protein MDRVENKASKEKAMGMLKAIEAHLLKTLMLTSNPQTAKHKVEVLDKENFTYCYSIIEGEMLGTTFEKITHEVKINALPLGGSMLKCTDSYFTAEEINTWKEKVSAMYEAIEAISWQTQKETGKGDRKSLSHSVWS